The Rhizobiaceae bacterium genome contains the following window.
AGTCGGTGCAGGTGCAGGGCGTCAATGTCCAGAAGAAATCGACGTCGATCCTTGAGATCGTCACGCTGACCTCGCCGGACGGCTCGCGCGACAGCCTTTATCTCAGCAACTACGCGACCATCAGCCTGCGCGACGAAATCTCGCGCCTGCCCGGTGTGGGCGGCGTCAGCGTGTTCGGCGCAGGCCAGTATTCCATGCGCATCTGGCTCGACCCCGAAAAGATGCGCTCCCGGAACCTGACGGTTCAGGATGTCGTGCAGGCGCTCCAGCAGCAGAGCGAGCAGGTCACGGCAGGGCAGGTGGGTGCGCCGCCCGCGCCCGATGGCCAGTCCTTCCAGTACACCATCGACGTTTCGAGCCGTCTCGACCAACCTGAGCAGTTTGCGGAAGTGATCGTCAAGACGGGTACCGATGGCGACATGACGCGCGTGCGCGACATTGGCCGCGTCGAGCTTGGCGCGCAGACCTATGGTCAGTTCTTCGACCTCGACGGAAAGCCGGCGGCGGGCATGGCGATTTTCCTGACGCCCGGCGCCAACGCGCTCGACGTCGCGACGCTTGTGAGTAACAGGATGGGCGAGTTGAAGGCGGCCTTTCCGCAAGGCGTCGACTATGCTGTTCCCTTCGACACGACCGAATTCGTTGGAGAGGCCATCGACGAGGTCTATAAGACCCTCTTCGAGGCGGCCATTCTGGTTCTGGTCGTCATCCTCGTGTTCCTGCAGGACTGGCGCGCCATGCTGGTGCCTGCAACAACGGTCCCGGTCACCATCATCGGCGCATTCGTGGCTATGTATGCGCTCGGGTTCTCCGTCAACCTGTCGACGCTGTTCGCAATCGTGCTCGCCATCGGCATCGTGGTGGACGACGCGATCATCGTCGTCGAGCGCGCCTCGCACAACATCGAAAACGGCATGTCGGGCCACGACGCCGCAGTCAGCGCGATGGACGACCTGTTCGGTCCCATCATCGGCATCACCCTGGTGCTGATGGCGGTGTTCCTTCCCGCTGCGTTTTTGCCGGGGCTGACCGGCCAGATGTATGCGCAGTTCGCGCTCGTCATCGCCGCCACCGCCTTCATCAGCGCAGTCAACGCGGCGACGCTGAAGCCGACGCAGTGCGCCACCTGGCTTCGCCGCCCCGTGCCGCTCGAAAAGAGAAACTGGTTCTATCGGGGCTTCAACGCCATCTATCAGCGGGCCGAAGACGCCTATACGCGACTGATAGGCAGGATGGTCCATCACAGCGGCGTGCTTGCCATCGTGGCGCTCATGATTATCGGCGCGGCAGGCTACGGCATTTCGCGCGTGCCGACCGGCTTCATACCCATCGAGGATCAGGGCTATCTGCTGGCAAGCGTTCGTCTGCCGGATGGCGCGGCGCTCGGGCGCACGCACGACACGCTGGACGAATTGACCCGCATCGCCAAGGAGACGCCGGGCGTCGACGAGGTGGTGACGATTTCCGGCATATCCGCACTGGACAACAACTCGACGCTTGCCAATGCAGGCGTCGCCTACATCATCCTGAAAACGTGGAGCGAGCGCGGCAAGGGCGAGGACCTCGCCTCGCTCTACAAGACGCTGAGCGCCAAGCTCTCCAATCTCGATGACGGCGTGGTGCTGGTTCTGCCGCCGCCGGCAATTCAGGGCATCGGCAATGCGGCGGGCTTCACCATGCAGATCGAGCTGCGTGACGGCAGTTTCGACATGACGAAGCTCCAGGGCGCTACCAACACAGTCGTACACGCTGCCGAAACGCAATCGGGCATCCAGCGCGTTTCGTCATCGTTCAGCGCCAACGTTCCGCAATATCGCGTCGAGATCGACCGCGAGAAGGTCCAGAACGTCAAGCTGACCACCGACCAGGTGTTCCAGACGGTCGCCGGCTATCTCGGATCGACATATGTCAGCCAGTTCAACAAGTTCGGGCGGGTGTTTCAGATTTACGTTCAAAGCGATGCGCAATTCCGTCTCATGCCGGAAGATATTTCCCGGCTGACTGTGCGCAACACCGACGGCGACATGATTCCGCTCGGCACGCTCCTGACCATCAAGCCCAGTGTCGGGCCTTCGCTGATAAGCCTCTACAATCTGTATCCGTCCTCGTCGGTTGTCGGCATTCCGGCCAGCGGCTTCTCTTCGGGAGACTCTCTGAAGCTCATGGAGCAGATCGCAAACCAGACGCTGCCGAGCGGCATGGGTTATGACTGGACCGCGCTTTCCTTCCAGGAAAAGCTCGTCAGCAACCAGATCTATTACGTTTTCGCCCTCGCATTGCTGCTGGTCTACCTTGTGCTTGCCGGTCAGTATGAAAGCTGGATCGCGCCGCTTTCGGTCATGGTCGCCACGCCGCTTTCGCTCGTCGGGCCGGTGCTTGTGCTCAAGGGCCTCGGCGTGGACAACAACCTCTATGTCCAGATCGGCCTGATCCTGCTGGTCGCTCTTTCGGCGAAGAATGCCATTCTCATCGTCGAGGTCGCGCGCGAATTGCGGCACGCCGGAACGGCCATACTGGACGCGGCGGTCGATGCCGCCCGCACGCGCTTCCGCCCGATCATCATGACGTCGTTTGCGTTCACGCTGGGTGTCGCGCCGCTGGTCTTCGCAACCGGGGCAGGGGCCAGTGCGCGCAAGTCCATCGGCATAACGGTGTTTTCCGGCATGATCGCATCGACCTGCCTCGCCGTGCTGTTCGTGCCGACTTTCTTCGTGGTGTTCCAGCGGTTCGAGGAATGGTGGGCGTCGCGCGGCAAGGTGCCCGCGGACACCGCCTCGACCTGAGCGCCTGACTCAGCCGGCGCTCCAGGCCGGTCCGTCCTCGGGTATCCGCGAGTGCCCGTAAAAGCTGTAGCGGCGGAGCGTCTCGTCCATGTCGGACTGTTTCAGCAGAACCGGATTGCCGACCGAAAGGCTCAGCACATATTGCCGTGCCATCATCTCCAGCTTCCTTGCCGTCTTGGTTGCCGCAGCCATGGTCGCGCCCCGGCAGATCGTGCCGTGATTGGCCATCAGGCAGGCGGTGCGGTTGCCAAGTGCCGCTGCGGCCAGTTCCCCCAGGCGCTTCGAGCCGAAGGGAGCGAAATCGGTACAGGGGACATCGTCGCCGCCAAACGAGGCGACCATGTAGTGAAAGGCCGGCAGCGGCTTGCGCTGGCAGGCGAGCGCGGTCGCATAGTCCCCATGCGTATGAACGATTGCCTGCGCATCCGGGCAATTGGCATAGATGGCGAGGTGCATGGACCATTCGCTCGACGGGATGCCCGCGCCGATCTCGCGCCCCGATCTGTCGACCAGAACGATGTCGTCCTCCTGCACCGTGCGCTCCGCGCCGGTCGGTGTAATCAGCATTCGCTCGCCCAGCCTGTGGCTGATGTTGCCGGAACTGAGCTGCATCAGCCCGGCATCCGCCAGTTCCCGATAGGAGTTGACGATTGCACGTCGTGCTTCACTTTCATTCGCCGTCATTGTCCACCTGTGCGCATGCGTTCGAGCATTGGAAGAAACATATCGACCGGGCCGAGCTTGCCCGATTTGAGGCAGAGCGCGACGTCGCCATCGCCGCTGATCGCGCGCGCAAGACCGGCCGCCTCATAGGGTCCAACCCGCAAGCGCTTGATGCCGAGCGCATCCATCACCGCCCCGGAGGTCTCGCCCCCGGCAACGAGAATGCGGCGCACGCCCCGGCCGCGCAAATTCGCGGCGACGCCTGAAAGCACCTCTTCGGCGACGGTCGCAGCGCCCCTGACGCCGAGCGAGGCCTGTATCGCAGCGACCTTTTCCGGCGGGCCGGAGGTGGCAATCGCCACAGGGCCTTCGGAGAGCATGGCGGCAGCCGCGTCCGCAAGCTCGCCAACCATGTCGCGGCGGCTCGCCTCGATCAGATCGACCCAAATTACCGGCCTGTGCGCCTCGAAGGCGTGAAGCTGCTCGATGGTTCGTTCGGAGCAGCTTCCCGCAACCACGATACCGGGACTGTCGACGCAGGGCAGGGGGGCTGCGTTCGCGCCATCGGCAATCCAGCCGAGCTTGCGCCACACGGCGGGATAGTGCCCCGCGATGGTCGAGTTGCCGGTCATCAAGGTCCAGTCCGCCGTCAGCGCTGCGATGCGGTCGAGATCGTCGTCGGTGATCGTATCGGCAATGATGCGGCTGAAGCCCTGTTCCTTGAGTTGCGCAAGTTCCGCCCGCGACCGTTCAGGGCCGCCTTGCAGCGCTTCAATCGAAAGCAGCCCGACCTTTTCGCGCGTCTGCGCCTGAAGCACCCTGACGAGGTTCGGATCGGTCATCGGGGTCAGC
Protein-coding sequences here:
- a CDS encoding multidrug efflux RND transporter permease subunit, with product MISRFFVERPVLANVLAILIVVLGLVSLYRLPVAQYPDVVPPTVSVTTRYPGASARTVIDTVALPIEQQVNGVDRMIYMQSFAASDGSYNLTVTFEIGTNLDEAQVLVQNRVSAALASLPQSVQVQGVNVQKKSTSILEIVTLTSPDGSRDSLYLSNYATISLRDEISRLPGVGGVSVFGAGQYSMRIWLDPEKMRSRNLTVQDVVQALQQQSEQVTAGQVGAPPAPDGQSFQYTIDVSSRLDQPEQFAEVIVKTGTDGDMTRVRDIGRVELGAQTYGQFFDLDGKPAAGMAIFLTPGANALDVATLVSNRMGELKAAFPQGVDYAVPFDTTEFVGEAIDEVYKTLFEAAILVLVVILVFLQDWRAMLVPATTVPVTIIGAFVAMYALGFSVNLSTLFAIVLAIGIVVDDAIIVVERASHNIENGMSGHDAAVSAMDDLFGPIIGITLVLMAVFLPAAFLPGLTGQMYAQFALVIAATAFISAVNAATLKPTQCATWLRRPVPLEKRNWFYRGFNAIYQRAEDAYTRLIGRMVHHSGVLAIVALMIIGAAGYGISRVPTGFIPIEDQGYLLASVRLPDGAALGRTHDTLDELTRIAKETPGVDEVVTISGISALDNNSTLANAGVAYIILKTWSERGKGEDLASLYKTLSAKLSNLDDGVVLVLPPPAIQGIGNAAGFTMQIELRDGSFDMTKLQGATNTVVHAAETQSGIQRVSSSFSANVPQYRVEIDREKVQNVKLTTDQVFQTVAGYLGSTYVSQFNKFGRVFQIYVQSDAQFRLMPEDISRLTVRNTDGDMIPLGTLLTIKPSVGPSLISLYNLYPSSSVVGIPASGFSSGDSLKLMEQIANQTLPSGMGYDWTALSFQEKLVSNQIYYVFALALLLVYLVLAGQYESWIAPLSVMVATPLSLVGPVLVLKGLGVDNNLYVQIGLILLVALSAKNAILIVEVARELRHAGTAILDAAVDAARTRFRPIIMTSFAFTLGVAPLVFATGAGASARKSIGITVFSGMIASTCLAVLFVPTFFVVFQRFEEWWASRGKVPADTAST
- a CDS encoding four-carbon acid sugar kinase family protein, coding for MPVRTFAAIADDLTGGMELAAMLVARGVKCSFVTSPELATEDDEEAIVVAQKIRTVPAEEATAAVRTSVAALRHIGARQYFYKYCATFDSTPAGNIGPCVDAMAEMLDVGQTLFVPAFPEVGRAVFHGHLFLGNQLLSESPKRHDPLTPMTDPNLVRVLQAQTREKVGLLSIEALQGGPERSRAELAQLKEQGFSRIIADTITDDDLDRIAALTADWTLMTGNSTIAGHYPAVWRKLGWIADGANAAPLPCVDSPGIVVAGSCSERTIEQLHAFEAHRPVIWVDLIEASRRDMVGELADAAAAMLSEGPVAIATSGPPEKVAAIQASLGVRGAATVAEEVLSGVAANLRGRGVRRILVAGGETSGAVMDALGIKRLRVGPYEAAGLARAISGDGDVALCLKSGKLGPVDMFLPMLERMRTGGQ
- a CDS encoding class II aldolase/adducin family protein: MTANESEARRAIVNSYRELADAGLMQLSSGNISHRLGERMLITPTGAERTVQEDDIVLVDRSGREIGAGIPSSEWSMHLAIYANCPDAQAIVHTHGDYATALACQRKPLPAFHYMVASFGGDDVPCTDFAPFGSKRLGELAAAALGNRTACLMANHGTICRGATMAAATKTARKLEMMARQYVLSLSVGNPVLLKQSDMDETLRRYSFYGHSRIPEDGPAWSAG